In Aspergillus luchuensis IFO 4308 DNA, chromosome 1, nearly complete sequence, the following are encoded in one genomic region:
- the mdm12 gene encoding ERMES complex subunit MDM12 (COG:U;~EggNog:ENOG410PI4S;~InterPro:IPR027532,IPR031468,IPR019411;~go_component: GO:0032865 - ERMES complex [Evidence IEA];~go_function: GO:0008289 - lipid binding [Evidence IEA];~go_process: GO:0007005 - mitochondrion organization [Evidence IEA];~go_process: GO:0045040 - protein insertion into mitochondrial outer membrane [Evidence IEA]) yields MSIEVDWGAATSGPDGEALAERIRSFIHDKFQQVALPRFIRSVQVHSFDFGTIPPELEIKDLCEPFADFYEEDEDDEASDVSEGLVSGHGSPWHGTHPELNESSFRDDNAINQSLRDPFTEGFQPSALRSPIALSDHLNPHFRSGTPGIPGGTSTLGYHLMSLGGLSGTQTPLAAVAGGSPFAGGWNDSGMMGPGNRGRPPPPIFTAHQSRPEADIDSSNPTSRPSTSSTLPSHPSGSNKNSGDGAGGPDHGSHPEEHGHLDDPTSEEPLRFPRMRERRPEDFQVLCHAKYAGDVRLSLTAEILLDYPMPSFVGLPLKLNVTGITFDGVAVVAYIRKRVHFCFLSSEDADALIGSDQPDVGAQAEYSRSGGDATVSAKRQGGLLQEIRVESEIGRKEDGKQVLKNVGKVERFVLAQVRRIFEEELVYPSFWTFLV; encoded by the coding sequence ATGTCCATAGAAGTTGACTGGGGCGCCGCGACCTCCGGTCCCGACGGAGAGGCTCTGGCCGAGCGCATCCGCTCTTTCATTCATGACAAGTTCCAGCAGGTTGCTCTGCCACGCTTTATCCGATCAGTGCAAGTTCATTCTTTCGACTTCGGGACGATTCCGCCTGAGCTCGAGATCAAAGACCTTTGCGAGCCGTTCGCCGACTtctatgaagaagatgaagatgatgaagcgtCTGATGTATCCGAGGGGCTTGTCTCCGGGCACGGTTCGCCGTGGCATGGGACTCATCCAGAGCTCAATGAATCCTCTTTCCGCGACGACAATGCGATAAATCAATCGCTGCGTGATCCGTTCACCGAAGGCTTTCAACCCTCGGCCTTGCGGTCTCCCATAGCTCTTAGCGACCATCTCAACCCGCATTTCCGCTCCGGCACTCCTGGTATACCCGGAGGTACATCGACCCTAGGCTACCATCTGATGTCACTTGGTGGACTTTCAGGAACGCAGACACCCCTTGCTGCAGTTGCAGGCGGATCCCCGTTCGCAGGCGGATGGAATGATTCTGGGATGATGGGCCCTGGGAATAGGGGGCGTCCACCGCCTCCAATTTTTACTGCCCACCAATCGCGTCCGGAAGCCGACATTGACAGCAGTAATCCGACTTCGcgaccatcaacatccagCACGTTACCTTCTCATCCGTCCGGGTCCAATAAGAACAGTGGTGATGGAGCAGGCGGTCCTGACCATGGATCACACCCCGAAGAGCATGGGCATTTAGATGACCCTACTTCGGAAGAGCCTCTGCGATTTCCTCGAATGAGAGAGCGCCGGCCCGAGGACTTCCAAGTACTGTGCCACGCCAAATACGCGGGTGATGTGCGGCTGTCATTAACAGCGGAAATTCTTCTGGACTATCCCATGCCCAGTTTCGTTGGACTACCCTTGAAACTAAATGTTACAGGGATCACGTTTGATGGTGTTGCAGTGGTCGCGTACATCCGCAAGCGGGTCCACTTCTGCTTCCTGTCATCCGAAGACGCGGACGCGTTGATTGGGTCTGATCAGCCGGATGTAGGTGCTCAAGCCGAGTATTCACGTTCTGGCGGGGATGCGACCGTCTCTGCAAAGCGGCAAGGTGGACTGCTGCAAGAAATCCGAGTTGAAAGTGAGATTGGCCGGAAAGAAGATGGCAAGCAAGTCCTCAAGAACGTCGGCAAGGTGGAACGGTTTGTGCTCGCACAGGTGCGGCGGATAttcgaggaggagctcgTCTATCCTAGTTTCTGGACATTCCTGGTCTAG
- a CDS encoding putative BAP31 domain protein (BUSCO:EOG09264XKX;~COG:V;~EggNog:ENOG410PH90;~InterPro:IPR040463,IPR008417,IPR041672;~PFAM:PF18035,PF05529;~TransMembrane:3 (o6-28i49-70o108-126i);~go_component: GO:0005783 - endoplasmic reticulum [Evidence IEA];~go_component: GO:0016021 - integral component of membrane [Evidence IEA];~go_process: GO:0006886 - intracellular protein transport [Evidence IEA]) — protein MTLYYSLVFCLLVFEMAVFMGLIIPLPFTVKRKLFAFISESPIVAKLQYGLKITFIFILILFIDSVNRVYRVQLELASFGKEGGTMGAAALGTDRMEVQARKFYSQRNMYLCGFTLFLSLILNRTYTMILDVLRLEDRVRLLEGDKKAGGKDSARLAQAGEIGEIGRLKEELAAKDRDIETLKKQCEGLTREYHKLGDEVSGEKGEAPKKDQ, from the exons ATGACTCTTTACTACAGCCTT GTTTTCTGCCTGTTGGTGTTTGAAATGGCGGTCTTCATGggcctcatcatccctcttccattcaccgtgaagaggaagctctTTGCTTTTATTTCGGAAAGTCCGATAGTAGCTAAATTACAATATGGATTAAAG ATCACATTCATCTTTATCCTTATCCTCTTCATCGATAGCGTCAACCGCGTATACCGTGtgcagctggagctggcttCTTTCGGCAAAGAGGGGGGCACCATGGG AGCCGCCGCTCTCGGTACCGATCGTATGGAAGTCCAAGCCCGCAAGTTCTACTCGCAGCGCAACATGTACCTTTGTGGATTCACCCTCTTCCTGTCTCTTATCCTTAACCGGACTTACACCATGATCCTCGATGTCCTCCGTCTTGAGGACAGAGTCAGACTTCTCGAGGGTGACAAGAAGGCTGGCGGTAAGGACTCCGCTCGTCTTGCGCAGGCCGGTGAAATCGGTGAAATCGGCCGTCTCAAGGAGGAGCTCGCAGCCAAGGACCGTGACATTGAGACCCTGAAGAAGCAGTGTGAGGGTCTGACCCGCGAGTACCACAAGCTTGGTGACGAGGTGTCTGGTGAGAAGGGTGAGGCTCCCAAGAAGGACCAGTAG